GAACGGCGGCCTCGCTCCGTTCGGCGGCGGCATTCCACTGAAGGACAGAGACGGTTCGATCCTGGGCGCCCTAGGCGTCTCGGGTGGGTCCGTCGCTCAGGACATGGAAGTCGCCCGGGCCGGCTACGCCGCCTACCAGGCCACCGTCGCCTGACCCACTGATCTCAAACAAGCAAGGGACCCGTCATGGGCAAGAAGATTCTCATCACTGGAGCCGGTTCTGGCTTTGGCAAGGGCGCTGCGATCGGCATGGCCAGGAACGGCCACGACATCATCGCCACGGTTCACGTGGCCTCGCAGGTCACTCCGCTCCGCGAGGAGGTGGAGGCTCTGGGCCTGAGCGATCGGATCAAGGTCTACCGGCTGGACCTGACCGACCAGTACGACATCCAGCAGGCCATCGGCCTCGACTTCGACATCCTCTGGAACAACGCCGGCATGGGCGAGGCCGGGCCCGTCTGGGAAATCCCCGTCGATCTGGTCCGGAAGAACTACGAAGTGAACGTCTTCCTGCCGCTGGTGCTGACCCAGGGCGTGGTTCAGCGCTGGGTCCGCGAAGGCAAGGCCCAGGGCAAGAAGGTGGTGTTCACCTCCTCGATGGGCGGCCTCTTCACTCCGGCCAACTGGGGGACCTACGTCTCGACCAAGCACGCCCTGGAAGCCTTCGCCGAGGCGATGCAGCAGGAACTGGCCTCCTACGGGATCAAGGTGCAGACCATCAATCCGGGCGCCTACTACACCGGCTACAACGAGACCATGGCCGACAATCCGTTCCGCTGGCTCGACGACAGCAAGAACTTCACCAAGCGCGCCGACCTGCGGAAGGGCTTCGACGATTTCTTCGCTACGCCCGAAGGAAAGATGGACCCGCAGGAGATGATCGACCGGATGATCGAAATCGTCCCGGCCGACACTGGCAAGTTCCGCAACGTGGTCCCGAAGAAGATCGAGGACATGCTGAAGGACCATCAACTGGCCGCCTGGGAAAACCAGATCTGATGAGGTCGGGAGCGAGGGCGATCCCCTTAGTCGCCTTCGCCTCCGCAGGCCCGGACCGGCGACCCGAGTCTCCAGCCGCCGCCGGTCCGGTCGCCCGAACATGAGACTTCTCCAGCAATGAGGAGGCCGGCGCCATGGCGGCAGAGGTCAGCAATCCCTTCGTGGCGCTCACGTTCATCGTGGGGCCGGCCATTTTGACCAACGCCTGTGCGATCCTTCAGAACAGCGCGACTATGCGTTACGGACTGGCGATCCCTCAGTGGCGTGAATTCCGCGCTTCGATCGCCGTCGGCGATGGCGCACTCGAGCAACTTTATTCCAACCCGCAGGCGGCCTCGGCGGCGGCTGAGAAGCGTATTCGCCTGCTCCTGCGGGGTCTGAACCTGCTTTACACGGCCGTGGCGGTCTTTGCGCTCGCAAGCCTCCTGGGGCTGACGGGCGCTGTGCTGGCGACCGAAGGGCATCCGGAGGTGTCTGTCTGGCTCGTCGTCAGCTGCGGCGGTGCGGGACTGGTGCTGATGTTCGCCGCCATGTCGATGTTCGTCTCGGAGAGCCGCTGCGCTCGCGACATGCTGGAGCTCCAGCTCGACATGCCAGGGGGCGAGTAGGCGCGGGACAGGTCCCACGCGTCCATCAACCAATGGCGAGCACCCCATTCGGGGCCTTGCGCGCCGACAAGGAGATTCCGCGCGCGAACACTACGCGCAAGGTGCGCATCGGCCGATAGATCGGATGCTCGAGACGATGGCCGCAGCTGACGCGGACGAAGCCGCCATGATGGTCGCTGCAATGGTCGGCGCTGTCGCCCTCGCCCGCGCCGATGCCGACGCAGCGCGGTCAGCCGAGTTTCCTGAGCGAGTGCGCCGGCTCGGTAAGCGGCCCTAGAACACCCCTTCCTGAACGCCGAATTCGATGTGAACCGTGACCAGTCCGGCGTGATCCGGGCCAAGCGCGCGACCTAGAGGCCAACCTCGCCAAGGCCGGTGCGGCTGAAGCCGCCGCCTAGGCGGCGCTGGAGCTGGCGCTCCAAGACCAGGCCCACGCATTGATCCGCGCGCCAGTCGACGGCGTTGTCGGCGACCGCAAGGTCGAACCCGGGGAGTATGTGCAGCCGGGCGCCCAAATGATGCGGGTGGTTCCGCTCGGAGCGGTCTATGTCACGGCGAATTTCAAGGAGACGCAGGTGGCCCGGATGCTGGTCGGGCAATCCGCCAAGATCAAGGTGGACGCATCGAATGGGCCGGCCTTGACCGGGAAGGTAGTCAGCTTTGCGCCCGGCTCCGGATCGCAATTCTCGCTGCTTCCTTTCGAGCCGGGCGCTGGCAACTTCACCAAGATCGTCCAGAGGGTTCCTGTGCGGATC
This is a stretch of genomic DNA from Phenylobacterium koreense. It encodes these proteins:
- a CDS encoding SDR family oxidoreductase; this encodes MGKKILITGAGSGFGKGAAIGMARNGHDIIATVHVASQVTPLREEVEALGLSDRIKVYRLDLTDQYDIQQAIGLDFDILWNNAGMGEAGPVWEIPVDLVRKNYEVNVFLPLVLTQGVVQRWVREGKAQGKKVVFTSSMGGLFTPANWGTYVSTKHALEAFAEAMQQELASYGIKVQTINPGAYYTGYNETMADNPFRWLDDSKNFTKRADLRKGFDDFFATPEGKMDPQEMIDRMIEIVPADTGKFRNVVPKKIEDMLKDHQLAAWENQI
- a CDS encoding DUF2721 domain-containing protein, translating into MAAEVSNPFVALTFIVGPAILTNACAILQNSATMRYGLAIPQWREFRASIAVGDGALEQLYSNPQAASAAAEKRIRLLLRGLNLLYTAVAVFALASLLGLTGAVLATEGHPEVSVWLVVSCGGAGLVLMFAAMSMFVSESRCARDMLELQLDMPGGE
- a CDS encoding HlyD family efflux transporter periplasmic adaptor subunit; its protein translation is MIRAPVDGVVGDRKVEPGEYVQPGAQMMRVVPLGAVYVTANFKETQVARMLVGQSAKIKVDASNGPALTGKVVSFAPGSGSQFSLLPFEPGAGNFTKIVQRVPVRIRLDLGQSDLSRLRPGLSTTVTVMLKDGRWRGREGR